Proteins from a genomic interval of Sparus aurata chromosome 21, fSpaAur1.1, whole genome shotgun sequence:
- the dhrs1 gene encoding dehydrogenase/reductase SDR family member 1, which yields MSLSGWVCVVTGASRGIGRGIALQLSEAGATVYITGRQEKTLKQTAAEVKERGGNCLPVICDSTNDKEIEELFERIKREQNGRLDMLVNNAYAGVHAVFENMGKKFWETDPTIWDSINNTGLRGHYFFSVYASRMMVDQGRGLIVTISSMGGLRYLFNVPYGVGKAACDRLAADMAVELKSRGVTSVSLWPGAVQTELVSQFVLEQDTVTGINSKFKDVFANGETTELSGKCIVNLAKDKNMMSLTGKVLMTCDLARRYGIQDVDGRSVADYTSLKFLLNQVPYLSWLSTVVPSFLRVPRFVLTLANGRF from the exons ATGTCCTTGTCTGGCTGGGTGTGTGTGGTCACAGGTGCCTCCAGAGGTATAGGCAGGGGAATCGCCCTCCAGCTGTCCGAGGCCGGAGCCACCGTCTACATCACAGGGCGCCAGGAGAAGACtctgaaacaaacagctgcagag GTAAAGGAGAGGGGCGGAAACTGTCTGCCAGTTATCTGCGATTCCACAAACGACAAAGAGATTGAAGAACTGTTCGAGCGGATCAAACGTGAACAGAATGGCAGACTGGATATGCTGGTTAACAACGCCTATGCCGGAGTACAC gctgTCTTCGAGAATATGGGGAAGAAGTTCTGGGAAACCGACCCGACCATATGGGATTCCATCAACAACACTGGCCTcag GGGCCACTATTTCTTCTCAGTTTATGCATCCCGGATGATGGTGGATCAAGGTCGGGGCTTGATTGTCACCATTTCATCTATGGGGGGTCTGCGGTACCTCTTCAATGTGCCATATGGCGTCGGCAAAGCCGCG TGCGACAGGCTGGCAGCAGACATGGCGGTTGAGCTGAAAAGTAGAGGGGTGACTTCTGTCAGCCTGTGGCCGGGTGCGGTACAAACAGAGTTGGTGTCTCAGTTCGTACTGGAGCAAGACACAGTAACGGGGATAAATTCTAAG TTTAAAGATGTATTTGCCAATGGAGAAACCACAGAACTGAGTGGAAAGTGCATTGTCAACTTGGCAAAAG ATAAAAATATGATGTCGCTGACTGGAAAAGTCCTCATGACCTGTGATCTGGCGAGACGCTATGGAATACAGGATGTTGATG GACGAAGCGTCGCTGATTACACTTCCCTAAAATTCCTCCTGAATCAGGTCCCATATCTCTCCTGGCTGTCCACTGTCGTCCCTTCATTCCTGCGCGTGCCACGCTTTGTGCTCACCCTGGCAAACGGCCGATTCTGA